A segment of the Lolium perenne isolate Kyuss_39 chromosome 3, Kyuss_2.0, whole genome shotgun sequence genome:
GAGAGTATTTAAAACGTATTTGCAAGACCTTGAAGAAGCACCAGCTAGGCTGAAATTAAAGGTTTAACCTGAAAGATATGTCATCATCGAAGTTAGCAGAGTTACCGAAAGCTAAGCTGAAGAATACAATGAAGGCTTACCATAACAGACAAGCATGAAACTAATCTGTAAGCTTCTTTGATAAGATCGTCAAGCACAGAGCTTTCGGGGTCAACTGCCTGAGTTAGCTCATGGCATATGACTTTCATTCCTTCAACAGACTGCATGAACAAAAACATAATATCAATGCTTACACTTCAACAATGGATGTAGAAATGCGGTAAAGCAAATAGGTTGTTACAGGTAGATATCAAATACAGTaacagaaaaaggaaagaacAAAGAGCACATCAACGACGGAAAAAGAGGTGGCCGAACTATGTATGTAACAGCACAAACCTGCTCAGGCAAACCTAATGCAACAATATCAAGAGCTTCACGCCAGTCTGCAGGACCAGCCGCCATCTGCCTAGGTACCATATGGGCATCGGCATAACCAAAGTTTACCCTATTCATAGACAAGCATACACAAGTGGAGTTGTGTTATGGAATACAAACTCCTATTACAGGCCCATTAAATAAGATAGCTGGAGCACCTTGGGGTCATCGATCCTGCTATTGAACGGGAAACTAACTCCCCACTTTGTTCTGCTACATCAGACCTATATCCAAAGAATAAGAATAAGTAGAAAGATGATGCCATAAACAGTACACATCTGGGTAGTGAACCAAGAAGTGAACTGTTATGTTTTTTGTTCAAAATTGCCTGTCTTGCATTTTCACTCCTAAAAGTTGAGTAAAAGAAGCAATATAtaactcctcgaaataggctttcgccccgctatattaatatagcacacCACCGATACAACATAGGATCTATTGCTGGGGCAAACAACACAAAGCAAGcccaaaataaaacacaaaagaaagagaagagaaactaatgcCGAAAGGGTCGGATCAATGAAAACGGAGATGcctcgcaaccgctgcgcccgcCGGATAATGCCCACCACGCTCCTAGCACTCTGAAGTTCCGCGTACCAAGAAACACCTTCAAGAAGGGGTGCGACGACGACGCCACTGCTGCCCGGAgtagtcctagggtttcccccggtacgcgCAAGGACTAGGAAACAGGGCTTCACCCAacgcccttcaagaaggaagaaTGGCGCCCGCGGGAGTCACCGCGTCGGTGCCGGCAAAGCCGacagggatttctcccgaccctCGGAACCTTGCCTTGGACACTCCATCGTGCTCCACCACACTCGCCACCCACCACCATGCGCCACCACGGCCTTGCAAGCACCACCGTCGTCTCACCGTGACCAACGAAGCGGGGTCATCACGAACAGGAAGAGCCAACCAGGAGCGAGAGGCAGCACGTCAGCAGCCACGCCGGAGGTACCACCTCCATCGCCACCTGCGGACACTGACTGGCCGCGGCGACCGGAACACACCAGGCCCACCTGGCCCGGCCGAGCCCGAGCGGGCTCGTGAAGTTCCAGTCTATGCGCTGCAGTGTACGCGCCGCCGGCCTCGCCGCCCCGAGCTCCGGCCTGCCCTCCGTCCGCCTAGAGGAGCACCACAGGGCAGGGAGTCGGCCCGCCCGGACCCAGATGGGGCCCGAAGGACCCAGATCTGGGCCAGGCAGTTGGAGCCCTGAGCTGCCGCACCGtcccgcggccaaggagccacgcCGCCGCGTTGCCACCTGCCGCCACGCCGCCGGGAAGGAAGCGCCGCCGCCGGAACCCCGCCGACCTGGGAGCACCGCCGCCTTCCTGCCAGCCCCGCATGGAGAGGATGCGTCGGGTAAAGAAGGgccaccgccgccggcaccgcccgggctttgcccggcggcttccGCTGGCGGCGGCGACGGGGGGAGGGGGGacgggggtggaggaggagagctAGGGTTGGCGTCCTGGAATCGCAAGCGGGGGAGCGACCCGAGGACGAAGCGGGGACAGAAATAACCAAGAAGCAATATATAACACAGGGTGCATGCATTTAAAACAAGGGAACTAACACATTCTCTCTAACTGAACGATCTCAAAGCTGCTCGAGCATCACCAGGCCTTCCTTCTCTCCTCTTGTCCATTTCCCGAGCCTGACAATATACCATCATAAAACCTTTGCTTTATCAGGTAAATGAACGGTTTTACACTACAAATGCTACACATTTATTGTGGACTGATAGACGATAACGACCTTCCATTTAAATCTATCATCGAGCATACTTCTTTGAGCATCTGAAAGTTTTCCAACAAATCGCCAAACATCGTCCCCTGCATGACCAAGAGAGTAGACTAAGAACATCTTGGGAATCAATTTCTTTCAGATGAGGGTGGACTTTTGGAGCAGGTGCTTGGTGAGCACCCGTATCCATACCGTGTATACTGCGTCAAGATTCGTGCAAATTCTTTTTGTTCCCCTCTCAAACAATTTCTCATTTTTGTATCTCTCGCACCACACATTGTTTGAACAAAAAATTTTGCAGATCACTTAAACATAACAATTAGAACATGGgaaaaatattttgtattttttatttcattgtgtaaatatatatttcaagaatttattttgaattttaaataatttgaaatttaaaaGTGCACAACAAAATTCAGAGCTATTTTTGTCTCATTCCATTTGTCATTTTTTAGTGAATTgcaaaaaaatcaaatcaaaatattACATAATTTGagagatataaaaaagagaaaatgaaAAAGTGTGAGGGTGCGCAGAGCGCACCTGCTCTCTCACACTTTTCCCTTTCATTACTTGTCACCAAGCCGCAATTATAGCTCATACCCTTAAGTTCAAGTATGAACGAAAACATGTTTGATGAAAAAAGGAATACAATTCTCAAGAGTAATGGTCCAGGTAGTAAAAAGGCTTCCAACACAGGACCAGGTAGTACCAAATAAAAAAAAGGTCTAATATAAAATGAAGAATCAAGTGCTGGAAATATTTAGGGAAAAGCCATACCAAGGTTCTTGTAAGCAGTGGCAAGCGTATTAAGAGCGGCTTTCCTGATTTCTCCATCACGCTCTGCTGTTAATGCAGCAACAGATGGCAAATTTTTCAACAAATCACCAACCTGCAAGAGCAGAAATAAGCATGACCATAAGCAAGAAATCTACCAGCTACTACAGAAAGGTGGATGTGAGGGATATACATACCTCAGTCCCGTTATTATCCATGAAATATCCAATAATATCAACACACTCTATCCTAGTTCGGTTATTCTTGGAGCGCAGTCTCTCCAAAATGTAGGGAAGTGGTTTTGGAAGAGAGTAAATATTCATCATTTGCTTTATCAGCTCCCCCATTTTCTCCCTGACTTTCTCAATGTTGTGACCAGACTGCAATAGGAGAGTTATTTAGGTTCGAAAAGGAAGTCCCATACTGCAATATAAGTACTATGTGTGTTCCAACaaaaaatctaggaaaaatatattTCAGGACAGTGTTTGAAAGAATTTTCATCCAATTATATTTAGCAGCGTTAAATTTCCAATGGTACCTACCTTCTCTATAAGGCAAGGCAAGAAGATTGCAGCTTCTGCTTCCGTTAACATGTAAGGTTGATCTTTCAGACCATCAAATAGCTCCGGTAGAAAGTCAAGAACCTACAAGTCAAAATAAACAAAATACTCAGAACTAATTTTGCTATGCCTAGAAAAAAGAACTTATGTTTCCGTAGCTAGCATACCTTCAACAAACAAGTTGTGTTAGATTAACAGAAGCGCAAGAAAAACCATCTTAGTAAGATATCAAGAAGCTCAACCACATCTTTCCCACTTGAAGGAAGTGCCTGCAAAATTGGACAGTGTCGCAACAAAAGGATCATATCAGCTAAGGTTACACAATCAAACAGGAGAGATatagcactggtagaaaaacaggcttcgggtgagccccataagtcgcgaagctgcaggaaccgcgactaatggtacctttagtcgcggttcgggaggcgaaccgcgaccaaaggcctgggcccagggcgctcggtggccagccggtgcacgtggggggtctttagtcgcggttggctggccaggccaaccgcgactaaaggtgcccgaaggcctttagtcgcggttggccaggccaaccgggactaaagcccctcccctatatatacccatccagcagccaacacttagccatttggtgccattctcttcacaagcttcacaagtgggtgttaggtttgcttttggttcctcttatgcacataaggtgtttgatgaaatgccccaagagcatgaaacaaacatgatatgaagtgttggagccacacttgagctttctcatttattttttcctcctcgatcgcggttagcaacttgaacctttgatgtgtcgttgataaaatgtgcatgtgtgtgtagttcattgtttaatttatattgtttgtagctagttagtttaacaaatgcatgatggttaattatatattttatattataataatgcagatgaatcgacaatggatgtacggtaaccgactctccggcgagttcagtgcgggtttgaaagatttcctcgtagtggctaatgcgaacaagcaggggggttttgttatctgtccatgtgttaaatgtaagaatcagaatggttactcttcctcaagagatgttcacatgcacctgcttcggcacggtttcatgccaagctataattgttggaccaagcatggagaaagaggggttataatggaagaagatgaagaaggggatgatttcatcgatgaaagctatcttgctcatttcggtgatactttcatggaggatgctgaaggtgaaggggaaggtgaaggggaaggtgaagaagaggcacgtgatgatcccgttgatgatcttggtcggaccattgctgatgcacggagacgctgcgaaactgaaaaagagagggagaatttggatcgcatgttagaggatcacagaaggcgctgtacctcggatgcgatgatggtctgaaaaagctgggctgcacaccggatttgctgagatggaaggcacagcaggtgtagctgactcggcatttgaaaacttgctgaaaatgttgaagaatatgtttccaaagaataacgagttgcccgccactacgtacgaagcaaagaaggttgtccgccctctaggtttagaggttcgaagatacatgcatgcatcaacgatcgcatcctctaccgcggtgaatacgagaatttgaatgaatgcccggtatgcaccgcattgcgttataagatcaggcgatgaccccggtgacgatgttgagggccgtaaacccgtgaagagggttcccgccaaggtgatgtggtatgctcctataataccacggttgaaacgtctgctcaggaacaaagagcatgccaagttgttgcgatggcacaaagaggaccgtaagtcggacggggagttgagacaccccgcagctgGACCGCAAGGCAGACAGCTCCACAGAGACTTCAAAGATATTGCagccgacgcaaggaacataagatttggtctaagtacggatggcatgaatccttttggcgagcgtagctccagccatagtacctggcccgtgactctatgaatctacaaccttcctcggttgtgcatgaagcggaagttcattatgatgccagtgctcatccaaggtccgaagcaacccggcaacgacatcgatgtgtacctaaggccattagttgatgaacttttacagctgtggggcagacctggtgtccgtgtgtgggatgagcacaaagaagaggaatttgacctacgagcgttgcttttcgtaaccatcaacgattggcctgctcttagtaacctttcgggactgtcaaataagggatacaatgcatgcacgcaccgcttacatgagaccgaaagtgtacatttgccaaattgtaagaagaacgtgtaccttgggcatcgtcgatttcttccgaaaggtcatccaagaagaaagaaaggcaagcattacaacggcaaggcagatcaccggccgaagcctgcgaacacaccggtgccgaggtatttgatatggtcaaggatttgaaagtcatctttggaaagggtcctggcggacaatcagttccgaaggagccgacgggcacgtagccatgtggaagaagaaatctatattcgggagctagaatattggaaagtcctagaagtccgctacgcaatcgacgtgatgcacgttacgaagaatatttgcgtgaacatcctaagcttcttgggcgtgtatgggaagtcaaatgatacaaaggaagcacggcagaccaaagaaagtttgaaagaccccgatgaccggcatccggaacggtttcaaggtcgtgccgccacgctccgaccaaagaagagaaggtcatctttttgaatgcccgagcagtatgaaggtcccgtcaggattctcgtccaatataaagggaataataaacatggcggagaaaaagttccaaaactgaagtctcacgaccgccacgtgattatgacgcaattgcttccgattgctttgaggggctcctcgccggaaaatgttcgagtagccattgtgaagctatgtgcattcctcaatgcaatcactcagaaggtaatcaatccagaagttctaccacggttacgtaaacgatgtgatccaatgtcttgtcgctttcgagttggtgttcccgccatccttcttcaatattatgacgcacctcctggttcacctagtcgatgagatttccattctcggtcccgtatttctacacaatatgttccccttcgagaggttcatgggagtattaaagaaatatgttcgtaaccgtgctaggccgtaaggaagcatcgccaagggctatggaaatgaggaggtaattgagttttgtgttgactttgttcctgaccttaagccgattggtcttcctcaatcgcggcacgaggggaaactaagtggaaaaggcacgatcggaaggaaatcaatgatatgtatggacggccattctccgaccgaagcacaccacacgcttcgaccaattccagcttggtggctccgtactttgagaaacacaagaatattttacgctcggacaaccccgggaagcccgaatcccggattaggaaggcccacatggagactttcggcagttggttgagaaaacatttaatgagtgacaataaggttgtagatcagccgtacatgttggccaagacaccatcttcgactataacgactttccaagggtacgagataaatgggaatacaattTACACTATCGCCCaatataaaaagagcaccaaccaaaacagtggtgtccgctttgatgcaagaaccgagaatgggcaaaaggtcacatattatggttacatagaggagatatgggaacttgactatggaccctcctttagggtccctttgttccggtgcaaatggttcaagctaacatgaggtggggtaaaggtggaccagcaatacggaatgacaatggtggatttcaacaatcttggttaccttgacgaaccattcgtcctagcgaaagatgtcgctgtgttttctatgtgaaggacatgagtagcaaaccgaggaaacggaaagataagaaaacgatcaagacatcatgcgatgattcaaagcgccacattgttctttcagtggaaaagaaacatcgtgggagtggaggacaagacagacatgtcagaagattataatatgtttggtgaaattccgcccttcaaagtgaacaccgacccaagcattaagttaaatgatgaggatgctccatggatacggcacaatcgtaagcaagcagggacacaagggaagaaatgatgtgtaataatttattgtaccaaactttgttgaatgaatcatgtgaattatattacccgtgatgtgtttggtgtccattttcgaatgattcaattgactcgagatagcactgatgatacatgaaatttggagtgactaagtcatactcccgcatacatgaaatttggagtgactaagtcatactcccgcatataggaaatttgagtgactaagtcatactcccgcatacatgaaatttggagtgatttagtcatactcctgcctaggcgtataatatgcatactcgtagtcttcatagccgccgccgttgtactggtagtcgtcgccttctaagttgccggctgcTGCCGCTGCTGCCGTCGCTGtcgcgtcgggcggcgctcgtggctcgaatcgagggtagcgcagcgggggatatcgccagccgtgatgtagtccatgacgctcgcagagtccggccgtaccaccatagccgacggccggcctcgtggaagtttccgtgaggcgcaccgtcctcctcatacccggcgagcgccctctcacgccgattgatgaagaaggcgtcccaagtatgctggttatcgggatgccgccggggattcatccgccgctccggcgtgaggtcgaggtagtagtggttcgtgatggccgcccggcgcgcacttcgagggacgggagggaccggcacgccgccggcgcttaggctccaaacagggacgcggtagcccggcgggccaggggagttcgaggcgcaaagctcctccacccgccggtaggttagagtgggtgcggtggaagccatgagagagtgatgagagattgtagagatgataATGCCGGCTgccggctacctatatgtagtgacaaatggcgggaaaaatgggagcgggaagacagaggcgggaagaaagaggcgggagaaagtggcgggaagaaattggcgggaaaaaattggcgggaagaaagaggccggaagaaattggcgggaaacaattggcgggaagaaagaggcgggaagacagggaagaaatggcgggaagacgaggagggaagagggggtcggcggaaagaggcgggaagagggggccaacgaacttttgaattgaattagttttatttttatgaatttttgataatttgtatttttaaaattttgaattgaattagttttatttttatgaattttttgatatattatatgtattttaaacattttgaattgaattagttttatttttcttaattttttgatatatgatttgtatttttaacatattgaaatgaattagttttattttcctgaattttttcatacattatttgtatttttaacatttagaaatgaattagttttaattttctgaattttttgatataatatttgtatttttaagattttgaattgaattagttttatttttctgaatttattgatatattatatgtatttttcagattttgaaatgaattagttttatttttcttaattttttgatatattatttgtatttttaacatattgaaatgaatttgttttatttttctgatttttttgatatattatttatatttttaagatttagaaatgaattagttttattttcctgaattttttcatacattatttgtatttttaacatttagaaatgaattagttttaattttctgaattttttgatataatatttgtatttttaagtttttgaattgaattagttttatttttctgaatttattgatatattatatgtatttttcagattttgaaatgaattagtttt
Coding sequences within it:
- the LOC127340103 gene encoding protein MOR1-like, with the translated sequence MLTEAEAAIFLPCLIEKSGHNIEKVREKMGELIKQMMNIYSLPKPLPYILERLRSKNNRTRIECVDIIGYFMDNNGTEVGDLLKNLPSVAALTAERDGEIRKAALNTLATAYKNLGDDVWRFVGKLSDAQRSMLDDRFKWKAREMDKRREGRPGDARAALRSFS